The following coding sequences lie in one Fimbriiglobus ruber genomic window:
- a CDS encoding YCF48-related protein, translated as MRPALLIAAILIGSATTAHAGPPINFDDAALRAVKFVDKNEGWAVGDQGAIWHTIDSGKTWERQPTGSRASLRAVQFLTPYTGFAAGRVELPNGAGSAGVVLATVDGGGTWRELSTSLMPGLNAVQFFDENRGIVVGDGSDVFPSGAFRTDDGGKSWVPLKGPRALTWLGLDCTSFDSGLIYGQDRVVVLWNGSIVEPAGLPTLPPDCRVAARIGDRAIAIGCGAGGPELIDLQLQRNPAGNAKTPDQSAARTQAASISSVNFVGEHVWTVGRPGTLIWHSLDSGKTWEAQKTDSFLPFHALHMLDDKIGWAVGELGTIIGTTDGGKTWTTLKTGGQRAAVLFTHARSEAVPLGATALLGGEDGYLATVVAPGISSRLSAVMRSIGGAAGETGGIEAWPDYMAERPTNGGPELLTLPRDQALLGRLVLAIRTWRPEIIVTDRLATDAPLCDQVMLLHTKEAFVLAADPKAFPEQIEKLGLAIHAAKKLYAIAPPGEKTSVTLDLTGFQPALGEAVKDSLESVAGALGTGANIPDRERFQLIAHRLPGAEKHTTLMQGIELAPGGTARRKKTIRPETDAISTADLAKNAALRRQLEAMLANTEAVGGRDKALAQIAGAIVAMPDAVAARTGVALGFRLVRDGQWTSARELFALVAERYPAEPASIEAVRWLLRYHASGEVRRRIELGQQPIFQQAAFAPAVVPAAGGPTTPQNGIQTAAYIEPLAAPPAYRFSSADAFRQWNQACVDLEPKLAAFGAGYALDPANNLCLVAARRHLGLTGHITRQLGGIIPTGDLAGGWPARLADELRLDTGHLPQTTPLVDCSSTPKKPFLDGKLDDECWKTATPLTVKSADHSAAAKGYTTTTRFVRDDQFLYVAVECGHPEGKQVPKAEQRARDADLVGHDRVELLLDLDRDYQTYYRLRVDHRGCVAEDCWGDIAWNPKWFVAVDSTKTGWTAELAIPLAELTGDGAPAGHVWAMNVVRVVPSVGVDSWGGPSGAAPRPTSMGLLRFAAAK; from the coding sequence ATGCGACCGGCTCTCCTCATCGCGGCGATACTCATCGGGTCGGCGACCACTGCACACGCCGGGCCGCCCATAAACTTCGACGACGCGGCCCTCCGCGCGGTGAAGTTCGTGGACAAAAACGAGGGCTGGGCCGTCGGCGATCAGGGTGCGATCTGGCACACGATCGACTCCGGAAAAACCTGGGAACGCCAGCCGACCGGGAGCCGGGCTTCCCTCCGGGCCGTCCAATTTCTGACTCCGTACACGGGGTTCGCGGCCGGTCGGGTGGAACTGCCGAACGGGGCGGGTTCGGCCGGCGTGGTCCTGGCCACCGTCGACGGCGGCGGCACCTGGCGGGAACTCAGTACCTCACTCATGCCGGGACTGAACGCCGTTCAATTCTTCGACGAGAACCGCGGCATCGTGGTCGGCGACGGCAGCGACGTGTTCCCGTCCGGGGCGTTTCGCACTGACGACGGCGGGAAATCGTGGGTTCCGTTGAAGGGCCCTCGCGCGTTGACGTGGCTAGGGTTGGACTGTACCTCATTCGACTCTGGTTTGATTTACGGCCAGGACCGCGTGGTCGTTCTGTGGAACGGCTCGATCGTCGAACCAGCCGGCTTGCCGACGTTACCCCCCGATTGTCGGGTCGCGGCCCGGATCGGCGATCGCGCGATCGCGATCGGCTGCGGCGCCGGCGGCCCGGAACTTATTGACCTCCAGTTGCAGCGAAATCCGGCGGGTAACGCCAAGACTCCCGACCAGTCGGCCGCCCGGACGCAAGCGGCTTCCATCTCCTCGGTCAATTTTGTCGGCGAACACGTTTGGACCGTCGGCCGCCCCGGAACGCTCATCTGGCACAGCCTGGACTCCGGGAAGACATGGGAAGCCCAAAAAACCGACTCTTTCCTCCCCTTCCACGCCTTGCACATGCTCGACGACAAGATCGGGTGGGCGGTCGGCGAGCTGGGGACCATCATCGGCACCACGGATGGCGGGAAAACCTGGACCACGTTGAAGACCGGCGGTCAAAGAGCCGCGGTGTTATTCACTCATGCTCGCTCGGAAGCGGTTCCGCTCGGGGCGACCGCACTTCTGGGCGGCGAAGACGGTTACCTGGCTACCGTCGTCGCGCCGGGAATTTCTTCCCGACTGTCGGCTGTCATGCGATCGATCGGCGGCGCTGCGGGTGAAACGGGCGGGATCGAGGCGTGGCCGGACTACATGGCCGAACGGCCGACGAACGGTGGGCCGGAGTTATTGACCTTGCCCCGCGACCAGGCGCTCCTCGGCCGGCTCGTCCTCGCGATCCGCACCTGGCGGCCGGAAATCATTGTGACCGACCGGCTCGCGACCGACGCACCGTTGTGCGATCAGGTGATGTTGCTGCACACCAAGGAAGCGTTCGTCCTCGCCGCGGACCCGAAGGCGTTCCCGGAGCAAATCGAAAAACTCGGACTCGCGATCCACGCCGCCAAGAAGCTCTACGCGATCGCGCCGCCCGGGGAAAAAACCAGCGTCACTCTCGATTTGACGGGATTTCAGCCCGCCCTGGGTGAAGCGGTGAAGGATTCCCTCGAATCCGTGGCTGGCGCCCTCGGCACCGGGGCGAACATACCCGACCGCGAGCGGTTCCAGCTCATCGCCCACCGCCTGCCGGGGGCGGAAAAGCACACCACGCTCATGCAGGGGATCGAACTCGCTCCGGGCGGAACCGCCCGAAGGAAGAAGACGATCCGACCGGAAACAGACGCCATCAGCACCGCGGATCTTGCGAAGAACGCGGCCCTGCGGCGGCAACTGGAAGCCATGCTCGCAAACACCGAAGCCGTGGGCGGGCGCGACAAGGCCCTGGCCCAAATTGCCGGAGCGATCGTCGCCATGCCCGACGCCGTGGCGGCGCGGACTGGTGTCGCTCTCGGGTTCCGTCTCGTCCGGGACGGCCAATGGACCAGTGCGAGGGAGCTGTTCGCGCTCGTGGCCGAGCGGTATCCGGCGGAACCGGCTTCGATCGAGGCGGTCCGGTGGCTCCTCCGCTACCACGCCAGCGGCGAGGTCCGCCGGCGGATCGAACTCGGGCAGCAGCCGATCTTCCAACAAGCCGCGTTCGCGCCGGCTGTGGTCCCGGCAGCGGGTGGCCCGACCACCCCGCAAAACGGAATTCAAACCGCGGCGTACATCGAACCGCTCGCCGCGCCGCCGGCCTATCGGTTTAGTAGCGCCGACGCATTCCGCCAGTGGAATCAAGCCTGCGTCGATCTCGAACCCAAGCTCGCAGCGTTCGGGGCCGGGTACGCTCTCGATCCGGCGAACAACCTCTGCCTGGTCGCGGCCCGCCGACACCTCGGCCTCACCGGCCACATCACGCGGCAACTCGGCGGCATCATCCCCACGGGCGACCTCGCGGGCGGGTGGCCGGCCCGGCTTGCGGACGAACTGCGGCTAGACACCGGGCACCTGCCCCAGACCACGCCGCTCGTGGATTGCAGCTCCACGCCAAAGAAGCCGTTCCTGGATGGCAAGCTGGATGACGAGTGCTGGAAAACGGCCACGCCACTGACGGTGAAATCTGCAGACCACAGCGCGGCAGCCAAGGGCTATACAACGACCACCCGGTTCGTCCGCGACGACCAGTTCTTGTACGTCGCCGTTGAATGCGGGCACCCGGAAGGGAAACAGGTTCCGAAAGCCGAACAGCGCGCCCGCGATGCCGACCTTGTCGGGCACGATCGGGTCGAACTCCTGCTCGACCTGGACCGGGATTACCAGACGTATTACCGCCTCCGCGTCGACCATCGCGGCTGTGTGGCCGAGGATTGCTGGGGCGACATCGCGTGGAACCCCAAGTGGTTCGTCGCCGTGGATTCGACGAAGACTGGCTGGACGGCCGAGCTGGCGATCCCGCTCGCCGAATTGACCGGCGACGGGGCGCCCGCCGGGCACGTTTGGGCGATGAACGTGGTCCGCGTCGTCCCCAGCGTAGGCGTCGATTCGTGGGGCGGACCGTCCGGCGCGGCGCCCCGCCCCACCTCAATGGGCCTTCTGCGATTTGCGGCCGCAAAATAA
- a CDS encoding GTPase domain-containing protein, producing the protein MDAHDHRAAVRQLADDLGWLEDHCRRQSDLAAHAAHLRMAAALTRNVVGPAIDGQPPRPLFIAVVGGAGAGKSTVSNLLAGSVVADANPQAGYTRHPTAYLPAALGVQWPSYLGFLGPLTRLSQTQPANLDEDVYQVKRVPAPDNGAADPLSDFVIWDCPDMTTWASTGYVSRLMEVVGLADVVVYVASDERYNDEVPTQFLHHVIRAGKAVVVCLTKVREADAAALTEHFRTEVLGRLPPVPGGGPQKIPCVTIPQLPADVRADPAGKAAPYRIQLLNQILVLCPDAASTRARTVRNAIKYLESAGAGLLEVARKDLAEVDAWRGAVAAGLTEFETRYRTEFLAGESFRRFDRTREQVLEMLELTGPGKYLSAGLSLLRVPYRYARDFFAKLVVRPAMPSQPEQVVCAAALAAWLDGLQAEALRRSSSHPVWKQITRGFDGGLKTEVQDRFLQIFRSFELKESDELDRAARAVPELLAKSPVLLAVIRLGVVALDLTAAGAVVWATWPPNWYLLLLVPLAVSLTRQCVELGVWQVVDAGRNRLRDHREALLAEHLAGPLAAWLNDWPTSGGSSVERLQLVLTRIPATIRDLATMAAQQAPAPTTPSSLSPSPQTPVPEVAAS; encoded by the coding sequence ATGGACGCACACGACCATCGCGCCGCCGTCCGCCAACTCGCGGACGATTTGGGCTGGCTCGAAGACCACTGTCGACGACAGTCGGACCTGGCCGCCCATGCCGCCCACCTGCGGATGGCCGCGGCCCTGACGCGGAACGTCGTGGGTCCAGCGATCGATGGGCAACCGCCCCGGCCGCTGTTCATCGCGGTCGTCGGCGGGGCCGGGGCCGGGAAAAGCACAGTGAGCAACCTGCTCGCCGGTTCGGTCGTCGCGGACGCCAACCCGCAGGCCGGCTACACGCGGCACCCGACCGCGTACCTCCCTGCCGCGCTGGGCGTCCAGTGGCCCTCGTACCTCGGCTTCCTCGGGCCGTTGACCCGCCTATCGCAAACCCAGCCCGCGAACCTCGACGAAGACGTTTATCAGGTCAAGCGGGTGCCCGCCCCAGACAACGGTGCGGCCGACCCGCTGTCCGATTTCGTGATCTGGGACTGCCCGGACATGACGACGTGGGCCTCGACCGGCTACGTCTCCCGACTGATGGAAGTGGTCGGGCTGGCGGACGTCGTGGTCTACGTGGCGTCCGACGAGCGGTACAACGACGAGGTGCCGACGCAGTTCCTGCACCACGTCATCCGCGCGGGCAAGGCCGTCGTCGTCTGCTTGACCAAAGTGCGCGAGGCCGACGCCGCCGCACTGACCGAACACTTCCGGACGGAAGTCCTCGGCCGACTCCCGCCGGTGCCGGGGGGCGGACCGCAGAAGATCCCTTGCGTCACGATCCCGCAGCTCCCCGCCGACGTGCGAGCCGACCCGGCCGGCAAAGCGGCTCCGTACCGCATTCAGTTACTCAACCAGATCCTCGTCCTCTGCCCAGACGCGGCGTCGACTCGCGCGCGGACGGTGCGGAACGCGATCAAATACCTGGAGTCCGCCGGGGCCGGCTTGCTCGAAGTGGCCCGAAAGGATCTGGCCGAAGTCGACGCCTGGCGTGGCGCGGTGGCGGCCGGGCTAACCGAATTTGAAACGCGCTACCGCACCGAATTTCTGGCCGGCGAGTCGTTCCGCCGGTTCGACCGGACGCGGGAACAAGTCCTCGAAATGCTCGAACTGACCGGCCCCGGGAAATACCTGAGCGCGGGTCTTTCTCTGCTCCGGGTGCCGTACCGCTACGCCCGCGACTTCTTCGCCAAGCTGGTGGTCCGGCCGGCGATGCCGAGCCAGCCGGAGCAAGTCGTCTGCGCCGCAGCCCTGGCCGCGTGGCTCGACGGACTCCAGGCGGAAGCGCTCCGGCGGTCGTCCTCCCACCCCGTCTGGAAGCAGATCACCCGCGGGTTCGATGGCGGGCTGAAAACCGAAGTTCAGGATCGCTTCCTGCAAATCTTCCGATCGTTCGAGTTGAAGGAATCGGACGAACTCGACCGGGCGGCCCGGGCCGTCCCCGAACTCCTCGCGAAAAGCCCCGTCCTGCTCGCCGTCATCCGGCTCGGCGTGGTCGCGCTGGATCTGACGGCCGCCGGCGCGGTCGTCTGGGCGACGTGGCCGCCGAACTGGTATCTCTTGCTACTCGTCCCGCTCGCCGTCTCGCTTACCCGGCAGTGTGTCGAACTCGGCGTCTGGCAAGTCGTGGACGCGGGCCGGAACCGGCTCCGGGACCACCGCGAGGCGCTTCTTGCCGAACACCTCGCGGGGCCGCTCGCGGCGTGGTTGAACGACTGGCCGACGTCCGGCGGGTCGTCGGTCGAGCGCTTGCAGCTCGTGCTCACGCGGATACCTGCGACCATTCGCGACCTCGCCACGATGGCCGCCCAGCAGGCGCCCGCACCGACGACGCCGAGCAGTCTTTCACCCAGTCCACAGACCCCTGTTCCCGAAGTCGCCGCGTCATGA
- a CDS encoding DegT/DnrJ/EryC1/StrS family aminotransferase translates to MTADRTAPVPLCDIQAQYRGLQDAIDAAVLRVVRSGQAILGPEVSSFEQEAAAYCQAAHAIGCASGTDALLLALHALDIGPGDEVIIPPFTFFATAGTVVRAGATPVFVDVDPHTFNIDPEQIEAKVTARTRAIMPVHLFGQCADMDPIWDVADKHGLYVIEDAAQSFGSEYNGKRCGTLGVISCFSFYPSKNLGTLGDAGMVTTNNAAIARKLAALRVHGSETKYYHKYLGWNARLDAVQAAILRVKLPHVEKWIEGRQAAAARYDALIESSKLSKLLHRPTARDYARHTYNQYVVRVSGGQRDGLMKHLKNENIGCDIYYPLCLHQQECLSNLGHRTGDFPVSEDAARAVLALPMFPEITEAQQKRVIDACAAFARSQQRLAAA, encoded by the coding sequence ATGACGGCAGACCGCACCGCCCCGGTGCCCCTCTGTGACATCCAAGCGCAGTACCGCGGGTTGCAAGACGCGATCGACGCCGCGGTCCTCCGGGTGGTCCGGTCCGGGCAGGCGATTCTCGGCCCCGAAGTGTCGTCTTTTGAGCAAGAGGCGGCCGCCTACTGCCAGGCGGCCCACGCCATCGGGTGTGCGTCCGGGACGGACGCCCTGTTGTTGGCCTTGCACGCCCTCGACATCGGCCCGGGCGACGAAGTCATCATCCCGCCGTTCACGTTCTTCGCCACCGCCGGGACGGTGGTCCGGGCCGGGGCGACCCCGGTCTTCGTCGACGTCGACCCGCATACGTTCAACATCGACCCCGAACAGATCGAAGCCAAGGTGACGGCCCGGACGCGGGCGATCATGCCGGTCCACCTCTTCGGCCAGTGCGCGGACATGGACCCGATTTGGGACGTGGCTGACAAGCACGGGCTCTACGTCATTGAAGACGCCGCCCAGTCGTTCGGCTCCGAGTACAACGGCAAGCGGTGTGGGACGCTCGGCGTCATCAGCTGCTTCAGCTTTTACCCGAGCAAGAACCTCGGCACGCTCGGCGACGCCGGCATGGTGACGACGAACAACGCGGCGATCGCCCGCAAACTCGCCGCCCTGCGAGTCCACGGCTCCGAGACGAAGTATTACCACAAGTACCTCGGCTGGAACGCTCGACTTGACGCGGTCCAGGCCGCGATCCTGCGGGTCAAGCTGCCGCACGTCGAGAAGTGGATCGAGGGCCGGCAGGCCGCGGCCGCCCGGTACGACGCCCTGATCGAATCGTCGAAGTTGAGCAAACTCTTGCACCGCCCGACTGCCCGCGACTACGCCCGGCACACGTACAACCAGTACGTCGTCCGCGTCTCCGGCGGCCAGCGCGACGGGTTGATGAAACACCTGAAGAACGAAAACATCGGGTGCGACATCTACTACCCGTTGTGCCTGCACCAACAAGAGTGCCTGAGCAACCTCGGCCACCGGACGGGGGATTTCCCGGTCAGTGAAGACGCGGCCCGGGCGGTCCTGGCGCTGCCCATGTTCCCGGAAATCACCGAGGCACAACAGAAGCGAGTGATCGACGCGTGCGCGGCCTTCGCTCGCAGCCAGCAGCGACTTGCCGCGGCGTAA
- a CDS encoding beta strand repeat-containing protein has protein sequence MTVTAANGVTPDATQTFTLTVDESPAITSAAATSFKAGTAGTFTVTTGHDFPAATTLTETGALPTGVIFHDNGDGTASLAGTPTTGADGTYAVTIAASNGVSPDATQAFTLTVGEPPTITSAATTTLTVDTAGTFTVTTEHGFPAATTLTETGALPTGVTFHDNGDGTATLAGVPATGTGGTYTLTVTAADGVTPDATQTFTLTVDEPPTITSANTTTFSVGIAGTFTVTSTGFPTATLTESGALPTGVTFRDNGDGTATLAGTTPDDSGGPFTVDVTADNGLGTVTQTFTLDVDEAPTITSAATDTLTVGTAGTFLVATVGFPNTAITETGALPAGITFVDDGDEVATLAGTPAVGTGGTYHFTITATNGVAPDATQTFTLTVNEPPTITSADTTALTVGTAGTFTVTTAHDFPAATTLTETGALPSGVTFHDNGDGTATLAGTPAAGTGGTFALTVTAANGVTPDATQTFTLTIDEAPTITSAATTTFTTGAAGTFTVTIAHDFPAATTLTETGALPAGVTFHDNGDGTATLAGTPATGAGGTYTLTITAANGVTPDATQTFTLTADEPPTITSAATTTFTTSTAGTFTVTTGHDFPAATLSESGTLPSGVTFVDIGDGTAALAGTPTAGTEGTYTLTVTAVNGVTPDATQTFTLTVDATPVFTSTAITTTNRIGTASSATLSASGFPAPTFSVASGQLPTGLTLNPNTGAITGTPTTAGTFTGTFAATNSAGTADQPFTFTISPSQLNQNAVSVFAISGSTTSTPLNADGSSAGTPASPFWATGTRTAVADVTGDGTPDQVIGSGPGIRATVVVVNGTTGATVMTIHPFEDSFTGGVFVAAADVNGDGVADIAVSADVTGGARVQVYDGKTGKLLADFLGIADPGFRGGARVAFGDVNGDGTPDLIVSAGTGGGPRIAIFDGKTLEPGQTPTRLVSDFFAFEPTLRDGAYVSAGDVNGDGKADLIFGGGPTGGPRVLIVDGSVLLSSQGQTLTPLADFFAGDSTLRAGAVVTAKDLDGDNKEDLVVAVPQTNGTAEVFSYLGKDMTPGTTPPVFKQYGPVDDPLGVYVG, from the coding sequence CTGACCGTCACCGCGGCCAACGGCGTCACCCCCGACGCCACCCAGACCTTCACACTCACCGTTGATGAATCGCCGGCCATTACTAGCGCTGCCGCCACCAGTTTCAAGGCCGGTACGGCCGGGACGTTCACTGTCACGACCGGGCACGACTTCCCGGCCGCCACCACCCTCACCGAGACTGGCGCCCTGCCTACCGGGGTCATCTTTCACGACAACGGAGACGGCACCGCCTCTCTCGCCGGGACACCCACAACCGGTGCCGACGGGACATACGCCGTGACGATCGCCGCATCGAATGGTGTGTCCCCCGATGCCACCCAGGCCTTCACCCTCACCGTCGGCGAACCCCCGACCATTACTAGCGCCGCCACCACCACCCTCACCGTCGATACGGCCGGGACGTTCACTGTCACCACCGAGCACGGCTTTCCGGCCGCCACCACCCTCACCGAGACTGGGGCTCTGCCCACCGGGGTCACCTTCCACGACAACGGCGACGGCACTGCCACACTCGCTGGTGTCCCGGCCACAGGGACCGGGGGCACGTACACCCTGACCGTCACCGCAGCCGACGGGGTCACACCCGACGCCACCCAGACCTTCACCCTTACCGTCGACGAACCCCCGACCATCACCAGCGCGAACACCACGACGTTCTCGGTCGGCATTGCCGGCACGTTCACTGTCACTTCAACCGGTTTCCCGACGGCGACTTTAACGGAATCGGGAGCACTACCAACCGGGGTCACGTTCCGCGACAACGGCGACGGCACTGCTACGCTTGCCGGAACGACGCCCGATGACTCGGGAGGACCATTCACCGTCGACGTGACTGCCGATAACGGGCTCGGCACTGTGACCCAGACGTTCACCCTTGATGTCGACGAGGCCCCCACGATCACGAGTGCGGCAACCGACACGCTCACGGTTGGGACCGCCGGCACATTTCTTGTTGCAACCGTCGGGTTCCCAAATACGGCGATAACGGAAACGGGTGCCCTGCCTGCCGGAATCACGTTCGTCGACGACGGCGATGAAGTCGCGACACTCGCCGGAACACCAGCCGTCGGAACCGGCGGGACTTACCACTTCACAATCACGGCGACCAACGGCGTTGCCCCCGACGCCACCCAGACCTTCACGCTCACCGTCAACGAACCCCCGACCATCACCAGCGCGGATACGACCGCGCTCACCGTCGGCACGGCCGGGACGTTCACTGTCACCACTGCCCACGACTTCCCGGCCGCCACCACACTCACTGAGACCGGTGCCCTACCCTCCGGGGTCACCTTCCATGACAACGGTGACGGCACCGCCACTCTCGCCGGGACACCGGCCGCAGGGACCGGAGGCACGTTCGCCCTGACTGTCACCGCGGCCAACGGCGTCACCCCCGACGCCACACAGACCTTCACACTCACCATCGACGAAGCGCCGACTATCACCAGCGCGGCCACAACCACCTTCACCACGGGAGCCGCCGGAACGTTCACAGTCACCATTGCCCACGATTTCCCGGCCGCCACCACCCTCACCGAAACCGGCGCTCTCCCGGCCGGGGTCACCTTCCACGACAACGGTGACGGGACTGCCACTCTCGCCGGAACACCGGCCACTGGGGCCGGAGGCACTTACACTCTGACCATCACTGCGGCCAATGGCGTCACCCCCGACGCCACACAAACCTTCACACTCACCGCCGACGAACCGCCGACCATCACCAGCGCGGCCACGACTACTTTCACAACGAGTACTGCCGGAACGTTCACCGTCACCACAGGGCACGACTTCCCGGCCGCAACCCTTTCGGAATCGGGCACCTTGCCATCCGGGGTCACGTTCGTTGACATCGGCGACGGCACCGCCGCTCTCGCCGGCACACCGACCGCAGGAACCGAGGGCACGTACACTCTGACCGTCACCGCGGTCAACGGCGTCACCCCAGATGCCACCCAGACCTTCACACTCACCGTCGACGCCACGCCGGTGTTCACGTCGACGGCCATCACGACCACCAACCGGATTGGTACCGCGAGTTCTGCCACACTCAGCGCGAGCGGATTCCCGGCCCCGACCTTCTCCGTGGCTTCGGGCCAACTGCCCACCGGGTTGACCCTCAACCCGAACACAGGAGCGATCACCGGAACGCCGACCACGGCCGGAACGTTCACGGGCACATTCGCCGCCACCAATTCGGCCGGGACGGCCGATCAACCGTTTACGTTTACCATCAGCCCGTCCCAATTGAATCAGAACGCTGTCAGCGTGTTCGCGATCTCCGGTTCGACCACCTCGACGCCGCTTAACGCCGACGGCTCTTCGGCCGGAACTCCCGCCAGCCCGTTCTGGGCGACCGGGACCCGGACCGCAGTTGCCGACGTGACCGGGGACGGCACGCCCGACCAGGTGATCGGGTCCGGCCCGGGCATCCGGGCGACCGTGGTCGTGGTCAACGGGACGACCGGCGCCACAGTGATGACCATCCATCCGTTCGAGGACAGTTTCACCGGCGGCGTGTTCGTGGCGGCCGCGGACGTGAACGGGGACGGTGTCGCGGACATCGCGGTGTCGGCCGATGTCACCGGCGGAGCCCGCGTTCAGGTGTACGACGGAAAGACCGGGAAGTTGCTGGCCGATTTCCTCGGAATTGCTGATCCGGGGTTCCGGGGCGGGGCTCGGGTCGCGTTCGGCGACGTGAATGGCGACGGTACGCCCGACTTGATTGTGTCGGCCGGAACCGGTGGCGGGCCGCGGATCGCGATCTTCGACGGCAAGACTCTGGAACCGGGCCAGACCCCGACCCGACTGGTCAGCGACTTCTTCGCCTTCGAACCTACCCTCCGGGACGGGGCGTACGTCTCGGCGGGAGACGTTAACGGAGACGGGAAAGCCGATCTGATCTTCGGCGGCGGGCCGACCGGCGGGCCGCGGGTGTTGATCGTGGACGGCAGCGTCTTACTGTCCAGCCAGGGCCAAACGTTGACGCCACTGGCCGACTTCTTCGCCGGTGATTCGACACTCAGAGCGGGTGCCGTCGTCACTGCCAAAGACCTGGACGGGGACAACAAAGAAGACCTAGTTGTCGCTGTTCCTCAAACCAACGGGACGGCGGAAGTGTTCTCCTACCTGGGCAAAGACATGACCCCGGGCACGACCCCGCCCGTGTTCAAGCAGTACGGACCGGTCGACGACCCGCTCGGCGTGTACGTCGGGTAA